A window of Symbiobacterium terraclitae contains these coding sequences:
- the rpmD gene encoding 50S ribosomal protein L30 — MAGTLKITLKRGLAGRDKRVVATCKSLGLTKLNATVERPDNPAVRGMIARVAHMVEVQEG; from the coding sequence GTGGCTGGCACGCTGAAGATTACGCTGAAGCGCGGCCTGGCGGGCCGGGACAAGCGGGTGGTGGCCACCTGCAAGTCCCTCGGCCTCACCAAGCTGAACGCGACGGTGGAGCGGCCCGACAACCCGGCGGTGCGCGGCATGATCGCGCGCGTGGCGCACATGGTCGAGGTGCAGGAGGGCTAG
- the rplO gene encoding 50S ribosomal protein L15, translating to MKLHELAPNPGARKERKRLGRGIGSGLGKTSGKGHKGQNARSGGGVRPGFEGGQMPLTRRLPKRGFSNAPFKVTYEIVNVADLERFDAGTVVTPELLEETRVCKNAVKGVKVLGTGELTKALTVRAHRVSESARQKIEAAGGKVEVIGEATEEVN from the coding sequence ATGAAACTGCATGAGCTGGCTCCCAACCCCGGTGCCCGCAAGGAGCGCAAGCGTCTGGGCCGCGGCATCGGTTCCGGCCTGGGGAAGACCTCCGGCAAGGGCCACAAGGGCCAGAACGCCCGCTCCGGCGGCGGCGTCCGTCCGGGCTTCGAGGGCGGCCAGATGCCGCTGACCCGGCGGCTGCCCAAGCGGGGCTTCTCCAACGCACCGTTCAAGGTGACCTATGAGATCGTCAACGTCGCCGACCTGGAGCGGTTCGACGCCGGCACCGTGGTGACCCCCGAGCTGCTGGAGGAGACCCGGGTCTGCAAGAACGCCGTGAAGGGCGTGAAGGTGCTGGGCACGGGCGAGCTCACCAAGGCGCTGACCGTGCGCGCACACAGGGTGAGCGAGTCCGCAAGGCAGAAGATTGAGGCCGCGGGCGGAAAGGTTGAGGTTATCGGAGAAGCCACCGAAGAGGTGAATTAA
- the secY gene encoding preprotein translocase subunit SecY, with the protein MLETLRNSMRLPGLRKRLLFTIGMLVVIRICAHIPVPGVNLDRLAEVFGAGGLFQFFDIFAGGAFSKFAIVAMGVTPYINSSIIMQLLTVVIPRLEELQKEGEEGRKKIQQYTRYGTVVLGLVQAFGIGYALRSWGAFYNDSLVTLFVIMVSLTAGTALVMWIGEEITEKGIGNGISLIIFANIVTRLPYSIGGEIQLLQAGQHNIFQPLLVAVIALIMVVFVVIINEGVRKIPVEYAKRVVGKRVVGGQRTHLPIRINQAGVIPLIFASSLMYFPITIAQFIPNTGFGRWVQLHFDTRSAWFMLINALLIIFFTYFYTAITFNPENVADNIKKNGGFIPGYRPGKPTAEYLERVSNRLTLVGGLFLAAVTILPITLIGLAGVQNAYIGGSSLLIVVSVALETTKQIEAQLVMRHYQGFMRS; encoded by the coding sequence ATGCTGGAGACGCTGCGCAATTCGATGCGGCTGCCCGGGCTGAGGAAAAGGCTCCTCTTCACCATCGGCATGCTGGTCGTCATTCGGATTTGCGCACACATTCCCGTCCCTGGGGTTAACCTGGATCGGCTGGCGGAAGTGTTTGGAGCGGGTGGCCTGTTCCAGTTCTTCGACATCTTCGCAGGCGGGGCGTTCTCCAAGTTCGCAATCGTCGCCATGGGCGTCACGCCGTACATCAACTCCTCGATTATCATGCAGCTGCTCACGGTCGTGATCCCGCGCCTGGAGGAGCTGCAGAAGGAGGGCGAGGAGGGCCGCAAGAAGATCCAGCAGTACACGCGCTACGGCACGGTAGTGCTGGGCCTCGTGCAGGCCTTCGGCATCGGCTATGCCCTGCGGAGCTGGGGCGCCTTCTACAACGACAGCCTGGTGACCCTGTTCGTGATCATGGTCAGCCTGACGGCGGGTACCGCCCTCGTCATGTGGATCGGCGAGGAGATCACGGAGAAGGGCATCGGCAACGGCATCTCGCTGATCATCTTCGCCAACATCGTCACCCGGCTGCCCTACTCCATCGGCGGCGAGATCCAGCTGCTTCAGGCCGGCCAGCACAACATCTTCCAGCCTCTGCTGGTGGCTGTTATCGCCCTGATCATGGTGGTCTTCGTGGTCATCATCAACGAGGGCGTCCGGAAGATCCCCGTGGAGTACGCCAAGCGCGTCGTGGGGAAGCGGGTCGTGGGCGGTCAGCGGACCCACCTGCCGATCCGCATCAACCAGGCCGGCGTGATCCCGCTGATCTTCGCCTCGTCGTTGATGTACTTCCCCATCACCATCGCCCAGTTCATCCCCAACACCGGGTTCGGGCGCTGGGTTCAGCTCCACTTTGACACGCGGTCAGCGTGGTTCATGCTGATCAACGCGCTGCTGATCATCTTCTTCACCTACTTCTACACGGCGATCACCTTCAACCCCGAGAACGTCGCCGACAACATCAAGAAGAACGGCGGGTTCATTCCGGGTTACCGCCCGGGCAAGCCCACCGCCGAGTACCTGGAGCGGGTCTCCAACCGCCTCACGCTGGTCGGCGGCCTGTTCCTGGCGGCGGTCACCATCCTGCCGATCACGCTGATCGGTCTGGCCGGTGTCCAGAACGCATACATCGGTGGCTCGTCCCTGCTGATCGTCGTCAGCGTGGCGCTGGAGACGACCAAGCAGATCGAGGCGCAGCTGGTGATGCGGCATTACCAGGGCTTCATGCGGAGCTAG
- a CDS encoding adenylate kinase, giving the protein MHIILMGPPGAGKGTQAALLAEQEAIPHISTGDIFRANMSQGTPLGKLAKEYVDAGKYVPDDVTNGMVRDRLAQPDCVKGFILDGYPRTPDQARALAGMLAELGLKLDAVINIAVPDELLVDRAVGRRVCRSCGATYHVKYNPPAREGTCDRCGGELYQRSDDQAEKVAVRLNLYHTQTAPLLQFYAEQGLVRTVNGDQPMEQVTADIKEAVRGTR; this is encoded by the coding sequence ATGCACATTATCCTTATGGGCCCGCCAGGTGCCGGCAAGGGCACGCAGGCCGCGCTGCTCGCGGAGCAGGAGGCCATTCCGCACATCTCCACCGGCGACATCTTCCGCGCCAACATGAGCCAGGGGACGCCCCTGGGCAAGCTGGCCAAGGAGTACGTGGACGCCGGCAAGTACGTTCCCGACGACGTGACCAACGGGATGGTCAGGGATCGGCTCGCCCAGCCGGACTGCGTCAAGGGGTTTATCCTCGACGGCTACCCGCGCACGCCCGATCAGGCCCGGGCACTGGCCGGGATGCTGGCGGAGCTGGGCCTGAAGCTCGACGCCGTGATCAACATCGCCGTGCCGGACGAGCTGCTGGTGGACCGGGCGGTCGGGCGCAGGGTGTGCCGCTCCTGCGGTGCCACCTATCACGTGAAGTACAATCCGCCTGCCCGCGAAGGCACCTGTGACCGGTGCGGCGGCGAACTATACCAGCGCAGCGACGACCAGGCCGAGAAGGTGGCCGTGCGCCTCAACCTTTACCACACCCAGACGGCGCCGCTGCTGCAGTTCTATGCCGAGCAGGGGCTGGTGCGAACCGTCAACGGCGACCAGCCGATGGAGCAGGTGACCGCCGACATCAAGGAGGCCGTCAGGGGTACTCGATGA
- the map gene encoding type I methionyl aminopeptidase, with protein MIIRKTPRQIQQMKEAGRIVWHVHQELAKVIAPGITTRELDALAERLIRQAGGIPTFKGYHGYPGSICASVNEVVIHGIPGERALAEGDVIAIDLGVTYGGWVGDSAYTHPVGRVSPEAERLLEVTRNALEKAIARCYPGNRLGDVGHAVQSYVESQGFSVVRDFVGHGVGERMHEDPPVPNYGLPGTGVTLRPGMVLAIEPMVNAGTEEVRVLRDGWTVVTADGRYSAHFEHTVAITEDGPVILTKP; from the coding sequence ATGATCATCCGCAAGACGCCCCGGCAGATCCAGCAGATGAAGGAGGCCGGACGGATCGTCTGGCATGTCCACCAGGAGCTCGCGAAGGTGATCGCCCCCGGGATCACCACCAGGGAGCTCGACGCCCTGGCCGAGCGGCTGATCCGTCAGGCCGGCGGCATCCCCACCTTCAAGGGGTACCACGGCTACCCCGGGTCGATCTGCGCTTCCGTCAACGAGGTGGTGATCCACGGGATCCCCGGGGAGAGGGCGCTCGCAGAGGGCGACGTGATCGCCATCGACCTGGGGGTCACCTACGGCGGCTGGGTGGGCGACTCGGCGTACACGCACCCCGTGGGGCGGGTGTCGCCGGAGGCCGAGCGGCTGCTGGAGGTCACGCGAAACGCGCTTGAAAAAGCGATTGCCCGGTGCTATCCTGGCAATCGGCTGGGAGACGTGGGACACGCCGTTCAGTCGTACGTGGAATCCCAGGGTTTCAGCGTCGTGCGCGACTTCGTGGGCCACGGCGTCGGGGAGCGGATGCACGAGGATCCTCCGGTGCCCAACTACGGGCTGCCCGGGACCGGGGTGACGCTCCGGCCCGGTATGGTGCTCGCCATCGAGCCCATGGTGAATGCGGGCACCGAGGAGGTGCGCGTCCTGCGGGACGGCTGGACCGTGGTCACAGCCGACGGCAGGTACTCGGCGCACTTCGAGCACACCGTGGCGATCACCGAAGACGGACCGGTGATTCTCACCAAACCGTGA
- the infA gene encoding translation initiation factor IF-1: MSKDDVIEVEGTVVEPLPNAMFRVKLANGHQVLAHVSGKIRMNFIRILPGDRVTVELSPYDLTRGRIVYRYK, encoded by the coding sequence ATGTCCAAGGACGACGTCATCGAGGTTGAGGGCACCGTGGTTGAGCCGCTGCCCAACGCCATGTTCCGGGTGAAGCTGGCCAACGGGCACCAGGTGCTCGCCCACGTCTCCGGAAAGATCCGTATGAACTTTATCCGGATACTACCTGGCGATCGCGTCACGGTTGAGCTGTCGCCTTACGACCTCACCCGTGGTAGAATCGTATACCGGTACAAATAG
- the rpmJ gene encoding 50S ribosomal protein L36 — MKVRPSVKPICEKCKVIKRHGHVMVICENPKHKQKQG, encoded by the coding sequence GTGAAGGTTCGCCCGTCGGTGAAGCCGATTTGCGAGAAGTGCAAGGTCATCAAGCGGCACGGTCACGTGATGGTGATCTGCGAGAACCCGAAGCACAAGCAGAAGCAGGGGTAA
- the rpsM gene encoding 30S ribosomal protein S13, translating to MARIAGVDLPRDKRIEAALPYIYGIGWSLSREILQKTGIDPDIRVRDLTEDQVARLREVIDHEYKVEGDLQREVQLNIKRLIEIGCYRGLRHRRGLPVRGQRTKTNARTRKGPRRTVAGKKKAGK from the coding sequence ATGGCGCGTATCGCAGGTGTCGACCTGCCTCGTGACAAGCGCATTGAGGCTGCCCTGCCGTACATCTACGGCATCGGCTGGTCGCTTTCCCGTGAGATTCTGCAGAAGACCGGTATCGATCCGGACATCCGCGTCCGCGATCTGACCGAGGATCAGGTGGCCCGGCTCCGCGAGGTCATCGACCACGAGTACAAGGTCGAGGGTGACCTGCAGCGGGAGGTTCAGCTGAACATCAAGCGGCTGATCGAGATCGGCTGCTATCGCGGCCTGCGGCACCGCCGCGGCCTGCCCGTGCGCGGCCAGCGCACCAAGACGAACGCCCGCACCCGCAAGGGCCCGCGGCGTACGGTCGCCGGGAAGAAGAAGGCCGGCAAGTAA
- the rpsK gene encoding 30S ribosomal protein S11, producing MAKRAVRTKRKERKHVDKGVAHIRSTFNNTIVTITDMQGNALSWATAGAMGFKGSRKSTPFAAQMAAEKAAKDAMEHGLREVEVMVKGPGSGREAAIRQLQAAGLEVTTIKDVTPIPHNGCRPPKRRRV from the coding sequence ATGGCCAAGCGCGCCGTTCGTACCAAGCGGAAGGAGCGGAAGCACGTCGACAAGGGCGTGGCCCATATCCGTTCTACCTTTAACAACACGATCGTGACGATCACCGACATGCAGGGGAATGCCCTCTCCTGGGCGACCGCCGGAGCGATGGGCTTCAAGGGCTCCCGGAAGTCCACCCCCTTCGCCGCGCAGATGGCGGCCGAGAAGGCGGCCAAGGACGCCATGGAGCATGGCCTGCGCGAGGTCGAGGTCATGGTCAAGGGGCCGGGGTCGGGCCGTGAGGCTGCCATTCGCCAGCTGCAGGCCGCCGGACTGGAGGTCACGACGATCAAGGACGTGACCCCGATCCCCCACAACGGCTGCCGCCCGCCGAAGCGGCGCCGGGTGTAG
- the rpsD gene encoding 30S ribosomal protein S4, which translates to MARYTEAVCRLCRREGVKLYLKGEKCYSDKCPVVKRATPPGQHGVSRRKQSEYALQLREKQKARRFYGVLERQFERYFDLAARKKGVTGEVLLQILERRLDNVVYRMGFAASRAEARQIVKHSHIEVNGRKVNIPSYLVREGDVVAVRESSRDHKRLKELAAAATRTVPAWLSVDAEAMRGTVLRLPNRDEIDAPVQEHLIVELYSR; encoded by the coding sequence ATGGCACGTTACACCGAAGCCGTCTGCCGGCTGTGCCGGCGCGAGGGCGTTAAGCTCTACCTCAAGGGCGAGAAGTGCTACAGCGACAAGTGCCCGGTCGTCAAGCGGGCCACCCCGCCCGGGCAGCATGGCGTCAGCCGCCGGAAGCAGTCCGAGTACGCCCTGCAGCTGCGCGAGAAGCAGAAGGCCCGCCGGTTCTACGGCGTGCTGGAGCGGCAGTTCGAGCGCTACTTCGACCTGGCCGCCCGCAAGAAGGGCGTCACCGGCGAGGTGCTCCTGCAGATCCTGGAGCGCCGCCTGGACAACGTGGTCTACCGGATGGGCTTCGCCGCCAGCCGTGCGGAGGCCCGCCAGATCGTGAAGCATTCCCACATCGAGGTCAATGGCCGCAAGGTCAATATCCCCTCTTACCTGGTGCGCGAGGGCGACGTCGTCGCCGTGCGGGAGTCCTCCCGTGATCACAAGCGCCTGAAGGAGCTGGCTGCGGCTGCCACGCGCACGGTGCCTGCCTGGCTCTCCGTCGACGCCGAGGCGATGCGGGGCACGGTGCTCCGCCTGCCGAACCGCGACGAGATCGATGCCCCGGTGCAGGAGCACCTCATCGTCGAGCTCTACTCCCGGTAA
- a CDS encoding DNA-directed RNA polymerase subunit alpha, whose product MIGMEKPKIETVVLAEDNSYGKFVVEPLERGYGITLGNSLRRILLSSLPGAAVTSVKIDGVLHEFSTIPGVVEDVTDIILNLKQLSLKVHSDEPKILRLHAEGEGVVTAGDIHTDADVEILNPDLHIATLDKGGRLIAEIAVGKGRGYVPADQNKTPDMPIGVIPVDSIFSPIRRVNYTIEHTRVGNRTNFDKLTLEVWTNGAIRPDEACSWAAKILKEHLELFISLTDDADEIEVMQEKEDDDRNKLMEMTIEELDLSVRSYNCLKRAGINTVAELCAKSDDEMMKVRNLGKKSLEEVKSKLAAIGLSLRQSDD is encoded by the coding sequence ATGATCGGAATGGAAAAGCCCAAGATTGAGACCGTAGTGCTCGCCGAGGACAACAGCTACGGCAAGTTCGTGGTGGAGCCTCTGGAGCGCGGCTACGGCATCACCCTTGGCAACTCGCTGCGGCGGATCCTGCTCTCCTCGCTGCCGGGCGCCGCAGTTACCTCTGTGAAGATCGACGGCGTGCTGCATGAGTTCTCGACGATCCCCGGTGTGGTCGAGGACGTGACGGACATCATCCTCAACCTCAAGCAGCTGTCGCTGAAGGTACACAGCGACGAGCCGAAGATCCTCCGGCTCCACGCGGAGGGCGAGGGCGTCGTCACCGCCGGGGACATTCATACGGACGCCGATGTGGAGATCCTCAACCCGGACCTGCACATTGCCACGCTGGACAAGGGCGGCCGGCTCATCGCGGAGATCGCCGTCGGCAAGGGCCGGGGTTACGTTCCTGCCGATCAGAACAAGACCCCCGACATGCCGATTGGCGTGATCCCCGTCGACTCGATCTTCTCCCCGATTCGCCGGGTCAACTACACCATCGAGCACACCCGCGTCGGCAACCGGACCAACTTCGACAAGCTGACCCTGGAGGTCTGGACCAACGGGGCGATTCGCCCCGACGAGGCCTGCTCCTGGGCGGCCAAGATCCTCAAGGAGCATCTGGAGCTCTTCATCTCGCTGACCGACGACGCCGACGAGATCGAGGTCATGCAGGAGAAGGAGGACGACGATCGCAACAAGCTGATGGAGATGACCATCGAGGAGTTGGATCTGTCGGTCCGGTCCTACAACTGCCTGAAGCGCGCCGGCATCAACACGGTGGCGGAGCTCTGCGCCAAGTCAGACGACGAGATGATGAAGGTCCGCAACCTGGGCAAGAAGTCCTTGGAAGAGGTCAAGAGCAAGCTGGCCGCCATCGGCCTGAGCCTGCGGCAGTCCGACGACTAG
- the rplQ gene encoding 50S ribosomal protein L17: MAHYQKLGRDSSARKALFRALVTALFDKERIETTEGKAKEVQSIAEEMITLAKRGDLHARRQALAYIYDESVVTKLFQNIAARYADRNGGYTRVIRTGVRKGDAAPMAILELV; this comes from the coding sequence ATGGCTCATTATCAGAAGCTCGGGCGCGACAGCTCGGCTCGCAAGGCGCTGTTCCGGGCCCTGGTGACGGCCCTGTTTGACAAGGAGCGGATCGAGACGACCGAGGGGAAGGCGAAGGAGGTCCAGTCCATCGCCGAGGAGATGATCACCCTCGCCAAGCGCGGCGACCTGCATGCCCGTCGTCAGGCCCTCGCCTACATCTACGACGAGTCCGTGGTCACCAAGCTGTTCCAGAACATCGCCGCCCGGTATGCCGACCGCAACGGCGGGTATACCCGGGTGATCCGGACCGGCGTTCGGAAGGGCGACGCCGCTCCCATGGCGATTCTCGAACTGGTCTAA
- a CDS encoding energy-coupling factor transporter ATPase → MADPYIVAERVSFAYGREDAAEDRPVALALDGVDAEVYRGEFLAVLGMNGSGKSTLARHLNALLLPRSGRVLVDGLDTREEQNLWPIRDRVGMVFQNPDNQIVAAVVEEDVAFGPENQGLPPAEIRARVAEALESVGMTAHRERSPHLLSGGQKQRVAIAGALALRPACLVLDEPTAMLDPSGRAEVLGVVRRLNRELGMAVVWITHFMEEAAVADRVMVMAGGKVQLVGTPRAVFSQADRLRALRLDVPPAVQVAERLRADGIPLPGEILTLEELVEALCQLSSKQ, encoded by the coding sequence ATGGCCGATCCATACATCGTCGCCGAGCGGGTCTCCTTCGCCTACGGGCGTGAGGATGCCGCCGAGGACAGGCCGGTGGCGCTCGCCCTGGACGGTGTGGACGCAGAGGTCTACCGGGGCGAGTTCCTGGCTGTGCTCGGCATGAACGGTTCCGGCAAGTCCACCCTGGCCCGGCACCTCAACGCCCTCCTGCTGCCCCGCTCAGGTCGGGTACTGGTGGACGGCCTCGACACGCGCGAGGAGCAGAACCTCTGGCCGATCCGCGACCGGGTGGGCATGGTCTTCCAGAACCCCGACAACCAGATCGTCGCCGCCGTCGTGGAGGAGGACGTGGCCTTCGGCCCCGAGAACCAGGGGCTGCCGCCGGCCGAGATCCGGGCCCGCGTGGCGGAGGCCCTGGAGTCGGTGGGCATGACCGCCCACCGGGAGCGCTCGCCGCACCTCCTCTCGGGCGGCCAGAAGCAGCGGGTGGCCATCGCCGGCGCCCTGGCGCTGCGCCCGGCCTGCCTGGTACTGGACGAGCCCACGGCCATGCTGGATCCCTCCGGCCGGGCCGAGGTGCTCGGGGTGGTGCGCCGCCTCAATCGCGAGCTGGGCATGGCCGTGGTCTGGATCACCCATTTCATGGAGGAGGCGGCGGTGGCGGACCGGGTGATGGTCATGGCCGGCGGCAAGGTCCAGCTGGTGGGCACCCCGCGCGCGGTCTTCAGCCAGGCCGACAGGCTCCGGGCCCTGCGGCTGGACGTGCCCCCCGCCGTGCAGGTGGCGGAGCGCCTTCGCGCGGACGGAATTCCGCTCCCGGGGGAGATACTGACGCTGGAAGAGTTGGTGGAGGCCTTATGCCAATTGTCTTCGAAGCAGTAA
- a CDS encoding energy-coupling factor transporter ATPase, whose protein sequence is MPIVFEAVSHVYQPGTPFEWKALDDVSLTIPDGEFWGIIGPTGSGKSTLIQHMNGLLRPTSGRVLVDGMDLADRRTDLRKVRQRVGLVFQYPEHQLFGETIFEDVAFGPRNMKLDEAEVERRVMRALERVGLPAEMRDRSPFGLSGGQARRVALAGVLAMEPRVLILDEPTAGLDPQGRAEILDLVGTFPALGMTVILVSHSMDDVAERADRVLVMHGGRVHMLGTPRELFSRRAELEAIGLGVPAAVVLADHLRARGWQLPPDIVTLDQAVSAIKAVLHTAGKGADRR, encoded by the coding sequence ATGCCAATTGTCTTCGAAGCAGTAAGCCACGTCTATCAGCCCGGGACGCCCTTCGAGTGGAAGGCGCTGGATGACGTGTCGCTCACGATTCCGGACGGGGAGTTCTGGGGTATCATCGGCCCGACGGGATCGGGGAAATCGACCCTGATTCAGCACATGAACGGCCTGCTCCGCCCCACCTCGGGCCGCGTGCTGGTGGACGGGATGGACCTGGCCGACCGGCGCACCGACCTGCGCAAGGTGCGCCAGCGCGTCGGCCTGGTCTTTCAGTACCCGGAGCACCAGCTCTTCGGCGAGACGATCTTCGAGGACGTCGCCTTCGGCCCCCGCAACATGAAGCTTGACGAAGCCGAGGTCGAGCGGCGGGTGATGCGGGCGCTGGAGCGGGTTGGGCTGCCGGCGGAGATGCGGGACCGTTCCCCCTTCGGCCTCTCGGGCGGTCAGGCCCGCCGAGTGGCCCTGGCGGGCGTCCTGGCAATGGAGCCGCGCGTGCTCATCCTCGACGAGCCCACGGCCGGGCTCGACCCCCAGGGGCGCGCCGAGATCCTCGACCTCGTCGGGACCTTCCCGGCGTTGGGCATGACGGTCATCCTCGTCTCCCACTCGATGGACGACGTGGCCGAGCGCGCCGACCGGGTCCTGGTGATGCACGGTGGCCGCGTGCACATGCTGGGCACGCCCCGGGAGCTGTTCTCCCGCAGGGCCGAGCTGGAGGCCATCGGGCTCGGCGTGCCCGCGGCCGTCGTCCTCGCCGATCACCTGAGGGCGCGCGGCTGGCAGCTGCCGCCGGACATCGTCACGCTCGACCAGGCGGTGTCCGCCATCAAGGCGGTACTGCATACCGCAGGGAAGGGGGCGGACCGGCGGTGA
- a CDS encoding energy-coupling factor transporter transmembrane component T family protein, whose product MSFQGVTIGQYFPGTSLLHRLDPRVKITGVLILSVAIFLPKAWPGYLAAILFTLSLIALGRVPIRLILRGMRPILIFLLITAAFNLFLTPGEPLFRLGPLTATREGLVLVGVTTTRLLLLVTVASLLTLTTSPIRLTDGLERMLRPLRPIGVPAHELALMMTIALRFIPTLAEEADRIMRAQQARGASFATGSLMARVRSLVPVLVPLFVASFRRADELATAMEARGYRGGEGRTRMQELAFAARDGVALAVLVGFLALLLGLRLTGKG is encoded by the coding sequence GTGAGCTTTCAGGGAGTGACCATCGGCCAGTACTTCCCCGGCACCTCGCTGCTGCACCGGCTCGACCCCCGGGTGAAGATCACCGGGGTGCTGATCCTCTCGGTGGCCATCTTCCTGCCGAAGGCATGGCCCGGATATCTGGCCGCCATCCTGTTCACCCTGTCCCTGATCGCCCTTGGGCGCGTGCCCATCCGGCTCATCCTGCGCGGGATGCGGCCCATCCTGATCTTTCTCCTGATCACCGCCGCGTTCAACCTGTTTCTCACGCCCGGGGAGCCGCTCTTTCGGCTGGGCCCGCTCACGGCCACGCGTGAGGGCCTGGTGCTCGTGGGCGTCACGACGACGCGGCTCCTGCTGCTGGTCACCGTGGCGTCGCTGCTGACGCTCACCACCTCGCCTATCCGGCTCACCGACGGCCTCGAGCGGATGCTCAGGCCCCTCAGGCCGATCGGCGTTCCGGCGCACGAACTGGCGCTGATGATGACCATCGCCCTGCGCTTCATCCCCACGCTGGCCGAGGAGGCCGACCGGATCATGCGGGCCCAGCAGGCCCGGGGAGCCAGCTTCGCCACGGGATCGCTCATGGCGCGGGTGCGCAGCCTCGTGCCCGTGCTCGTGCCGCTGTTCGTGGCCTCCTTCCGCCGGGCGGACGAGCTGGCCACGGCCATGGAGGCCAGGGGCTACCGCGGCGGGGAGGGGCGCACCCGCATGCAGGAGCTCGCCTTCGCCGCACGGGACGGCGTGGCGCTGGCGGTGCTCGTCGGGTTCCTGGCCCTGCTCCTGGGCCTCAGGCTCACCGGAAAAGGCTGA
- the truA gene encoding tRNA pseudouridine(38-40) synthase TruA has protein sequence MAVRSIKLILAYDGTAYAGFQRQPNGVTVQQRLEEALRAVTGEPDLRIASAAGRTDAGVHARGQVVHVRTGATIPVDRWPAALNSRLPEDIAVVGAEAVPPDFHARYWAREKRYRYTFHVSPYPAPLIRHFAYHWHRPLDLAAMRRAADLLVGRHDFAAFRASGGSAKTSVRTVTRLSLTPQGTLLFLDVAADGFLYNMVRIIAGTLLEVGAGRRTIAQVAQALKTGDRRLAGRTLPPHGLCLEEVVYGDGPARPAWWADDADAADDAE, from the coding sequence ATGGCGGTGCGGTCGATCAAGCTGATCCTCGCGTACGACGGCACCGCCTACGCGGGCTTTCAGCGGCAGCCCAACGGCGTCACCGTCCAGCAGCGGCTGGAGGAGGCGCTGCGGGCCGTCACCGGCGAACCCGACCTGCGGATCGCCTCGGCGGCGGGGCGCACCGACGCGGGCGTGCACGCCCGGGGGCAGGTGGTCCACGTCCGCACGGGGGCCACCATCCCGGTGGACCGCTGGCCCGCCGCCCTGAACAGCCGCCTCCCCGAGGACATCGCCGTGGTCGGCGCGGAGGCCGTGCCGCCCGACTTCCACGCCCGGTACTGGGCGCGGGAGAAGCGGTACCGGTATACCTTCCACGTCTCGCCTTACCCTGCGCCGCTGATCCGGCACTTCGCTTACCACTGGCACAGGCCGCTGGACCTCGCGGCCATGCGGCGGGCGGCGGACCTCCTGGTGGGCCGGCACGACTTCGCCGCGTTCCGGGCTTCGGGGGGATCGGCCAAGACGTCGGTGCGCACCGTCACGCGGCTGTCGCTCACACCGCAGGGCACGCTCCTGTTCCTGGACGTGGCGGCGGACGGGTTCCTCTACAACATGGTGCGCATCATCGCCGGCACCCTGCTCGAGGTCGGGGCCGGGAGGCGCACCATCGCCCAGGTGGCGCAGGCGCTGAAGACGGGCGACCGGCGGCTGGCCGGCCGCACACTGCCGCCGCACGGCCTTTGCCTGGAAGAGGTCGTCTACGGCGACGGCCCCGCCCGGCCGGCGTGGTGGGCGGATGACGCCGACGCCGCGGACGACGCGGAGTAG
- the rplM gene encoding 50S ribosomal protein L13, protein MSTTFMANPQNVERKWYVVDAEGKTLGRLASKVAAVLRGKHKPTFTPHVDCGDFVIIVNADKVQVTGNKASDKVYLRHSGYPGGQKAITFERMIATRPTRVLELAIKGMLPHNRLGRQMYRKLKVYAGPEHPHAAQKPEPLEV, encoded by the coding sequence GTGAGCACTACATTCATGGCCAATCCGCAGAATGTCGAGCGGAAGTGGTACGTGGTCGACGCCGAGGGCAAGACCCTCGGACGCCTGGCCAGCAAGGTCGCCGCTGTTCTGCGTGGCAAGCATAAGCCGACTTTCACCCCGCACGTTGACTGTGGCGACTTCGTCATCATCGTCAACGCGGACAAGGTTCAGGTCACCGGCAACAAGGCCTCCGACAAGGTCTACCTGCGCCACTCCGGCTACCCGGGCGGCCAGAAGGCCATCACCTTCGAGCGCATGATTGCGACCAGGCCCACCCGCGTCCTCGAGCTCGCCATCAAGGGCATGCTTCCCCACAACCGGCTTGGGCGGCAGATGTACCGCAAGCTGAAGGTGTACGCTGGTCCGGAGCACCCGCATGCGGCGCAGAAGCCGGAGCCGCTTGAGGTCTAA